One Nostoc sp. UHCC 0302 DNA window includes the following coding sequences:
- a CDS encoding DUF3370 domain-containing protein, with amino-acid sequence MPAKLSSPLFIFLSGFAIAQSIGCTSFSSNRNSTDSAFAQTSPKPVRQEIVQAGEIRALPGELDTIPVFNSNSPEWIKTEGILLSTFSPNGKKVPAAHLNFPFQGRFDLFAHHYTHTPKDLQTLYLGVIINNPGKKPVTVDILQAASYLMQDAPFVTLPSYVENNDGKAYSGPGDRAVSDVLRGIRQADFPSKLVIPPGQSRMLLNHPIPVRNLEKPINGRSSLIRLRSSGKVYTASLAMFAKKTSDGGERAPTLKEWQALLNTGDFAGPRDKTPTPPNATSGKLIYGRVAGVSQGSQWQAMLVDNPKNQNLTIPQQGKAISYALNTLRGGRLGSEQIQTAKMLVRYPDTAYEAHGNYGVEYNLTLPLSNNTNETRIVSVTLETPLKEDKLSQGGVRLSKPSLDFPFFRGTVRLRYVDDQGQQQTRYVHLWHRTGQVIEPLVQLVLPPSTQRQVQVDLIYPPDSTPPQVLSVRTLEK; translated from the coding sequence ATGCCAGCTAAACTATCATCGCCATTATTTATATTTTTATCAGGATTTGCGATCGCTCAAAGCATCGGATGTACTAGTTTTAGCTCCAATCGTAATAGTACTGATTCAGCATTTGCCCAAACTTCACCAAAGCCAGTCCGCCAAGAAATTGTACAAGCAGGGGAAATACGGGCTTTACCTGGCGAGTTGGATACAATACCTGTCTTTAACAGCAATAGCCCAGAATGGATAAAAACTGAGGGGATTTTACTTTCTACCTTTTCCCCAAATGGAAAAAAAGTACCAGCAGCCCACCTTAATTTTCCTTTCCAAGGACGTTTTGATTTATTTGCTCACCATTACACCCACACCCCCAAAGATTTGCAGACGCTTTACTTGGGTGTAATTATCAATAATCCAGGTAAAAAACCTGTAACAGTAGATATCTTGCAAGCAGCGAGTTATTTAATGCAGGATGCACCTTTTGTCACCTTACCTTCTTACGTAGAAAATAATGACGGTAAAGCTTACTCCGGGCCAGGCGATCGCGCTGTTAGCGATGTACTTCGAGGTATTCGACAGGCTGATTTTCCTAGCAAACTGGTAATTCCTCCAGGACAAAGCCGAATGTTGTTAAATCACCCCATTCCTGTACGGAATCTAGAAAAGCCTATAAATGGTCGGTCTAGTTTAATCAGGTTACGTAGTAGTGGTAAAGTTTATACAGCTAGTCTGGCAATGTTTGCTAAAAAAACTTCCGATGGTGGAGAACGCGCACCTACTCTTAAAGAATGGCAAGCTTTATTAAACACTGGCGATTTTGCAGGGCCACGTGATAAAACTCCTACTCCTCCAAATGCCACCAGCGGGAAGCTAATTTATGGTCGCGTAGCAGGTGTTTCCCAAGGTTCGCAATGGCAAGCGATGCTGGTGGACAATCCAAAAAACCAAAATCTCACAATTCCTCAGCAAGGCAAAGCTATTTCTTATGCTTTAAATACTTTACGGGGTGGCCGATTGGGTAGCGAACAAATCCAAACGGCAAAGATGTTAGTACGCTATCCAGATACAGCATATGAAGCCCACGGTAATTATGGGGTGGAATATAATCTCACCTTACCCTTAAGCAACAACACAAACGAAACCCGTATTGTGTCCGTAACTTTAGAAACACCTTTGAAAGAAGATAAGTTATCTCAAGGTGGTGTGCGCTTGAGCAAACCATCCTTAGATTTTCCTTTCTTTCGTGGTACGGTGCGCCTGCGTTATGTTGATGACCAAGGGCAACAACAGACGCGCTACGTACATCTATGGCACAGAACTGGTCAGGTTATAGAACCATTGGTACAACTTGTACTTCCACCCTCAACTCAGCGTCAAGTACAAGTAGATTTGATTTATCCACCAGACTCGACACCACCACAGGTGTTATCTGTTAGAACCTTAGAGAAGTGA
- a CDS encoding carbohydrate ABC transporter permease, with product MTSISGSSWLKVVLYVLLTLYALITLIPFLWALSASFKPLSEIVSGEPNLIPRNFTLENYKQIFLQEPLFWRWLFNSVVIAVSVTILNLLLNSMAGYALARLRFVGKNFWFFLILAVLAVPTQITLIPTFLILKAIGWLNSYQGMIVPSMVNATFIFMMRQFFVNFPKELEEAAQLDGLNTFGIFRHIILPLAKPALAAQAVFVFMGSWNNFLLPIVILFDPEMFTLPLGLNTFKGQYISYWNYIMAASMVFTLPALGIYAFFNRYFIQSVTFTGGKG from the coding sequence TTGACTAGCATCTCTGGTTCATCCTGGCTCAAAGTAGTTTTATACGTCTTGCTGACACTCTATGCCCTCATTACCCTGATTCCCTTCCTATGGGCGCTTTCCGCATCATTTAAGCCGCTATCTGAGATTGTCAGTGGTGAACCCAATTTGATACCACGGAATTTTACCCTTGAGAACTATAAGCAAATATTTTTACAAGAACCACTATTTTGGCGCTGGCTGTTCAACAGCGTGGTAATAGCTGTCAGCGTCACTATTTTAAACCTGTTGTTAAATTCAATGGCAGGTTATGCCTTAGCAAGATTACGCTTTGTAGGGAAAAACTTCTGGTTCTTCCTGATTTTGGCAGTACTGGCAGTACCGACGCAAATCACCCTAATTCCAACATTTTTGATTTTAAAAGCGATCGGTTGGCTGAATTCTTATCAGGGAATGATTGTTCCTAGCATGGTTAATGCCACTTTTATTTTCATGATGCGGCAGTTTTTCGTGAATTTTCCTAAAGAATTAGAGGAAGCAGCTCAACTTGATGGCTTAAATACTTTTGGAATTTTCCGCCATATTATTTTGCCCCTAGCAAAACCAGCGCTAGCAGCACAAGCGGTATTTGTGTTCATGGGGAGTTGGAATAATTTTTTGCTTCCTATAGTTATCCTGTTCGACCCAGAAATGTTTACTTTACCTTTAGGGCTAAACACTTTCAAAGGTCAATACATCAGCTATTGGAACTACATTATGGCGGCTTCTATGGTATTCACCCTACCAGCTTTAGGTATTTACGCCTTTTTCAACCGCTACTTTATTCAAAGCGTCACCTTTACTGGAGGAAAAGGTTAA
- the psbV gene encoding photosystem II cytochrome c-550: MFRRLIGVVVATVLLTFQLVVGSATALELDEAIRTVPLNEQGDTVVLSLKQVKEGKRLFNYACAQCHAGGVTKTNQNVGLEPESLALATPNRNNIEGLVDYLKNPTTYDGEEEISEIHPSIKSADIFTEMRNLTDDDLEAIAGHILLQPKIVGTKWGGGKIYY, translated from the coding sequence ATGTTTAGAAGACTAATTGGCGTTGTTGTGGCTACTGTTTTACTCACGTTTCAGTTGGTTGTCGGTAGCGCGACAGCCTTGGAACTGGATGAAGCTATCCGAACAGTGCCATTAAACGAACAGGGTGATACCGTTGTACTTAGCCTTAAACAAGTCAAAGAAGGCAAACGCTTATTTAATTACGCTTGCGCCCAATGTCATGCTGGGGGAGTTACCAAGACAAACCAGAACGTGGGACTTGAACCAGAATCTCTGGCACTGGCAACACCAAACCGTAATAACATTGAAGGCTTGGTAGATTACCTGAAAAATCCGACTACTTACGACGGCGAAGAAGAGATTTCTGAAATACACCCCAGTATCAAGAGTGCAGATATTTTCACAGAAATGCGAAATCTGACTGATGATGACTTGGAAGCGATCGCTGGTCATATTCTCCTACAACCGAAGATTGTAGGTACTAAGTGGGGAGGCGGCAAAATCTATTACTAA
- a CDS encoding DUF4090 family protein gives MPTETNPGNQTTTGADAIDEAIAQGIDFDGSPIPPAKLELYTKVMALEANRQRSGVSNTMRSRIVRIGAKHIPQAELDQLLADAGFAPLKEKEIAFFYSGK, from the coding sequence ATGCCTACTGAAACTAATCCAGGGAATCAAACAACTACAGGTGCTGATGCCATAGATGAAGCGATCGCACAGGGAATAGATTTTGATGGTTCTCCCATTCCGCCTGCCAAGCTAGAACTTTATACTAAAGTCATGGCGCTAGAAGCAAATAGACAGCGCAGTGGCGTATCTAATACGATGCGATCGCGCATTGTGCGAATTGGTGCAAAACACATTCCCCAAGCAGAACTCGACCAATTACTTGCAGATGCTGGTTTTGCACCCTTGAAAGAGAAAGAAATTGCCTTCTTCTATAGCGGTAAATGA
- the psbV2 gene encoding photosystem II cytochrome PsbV2, with the protein MLSQFFVRFLVLVFALLVSFSPSLPAQAAKIDPYIIRYLHITEPIALEVDTQGNTRLFSPEELSVGKQLFANNCINCHVGGANLPDPQVSLSLKKLQDASPPRDRINALASFIRQPMTYDGSQETYWCRQMPPSLLSQQEVESLAAFVLTAAQKAPGWGTENF; encoded by the coding sequence ATGCTGTCTCAATTTTTCGTTCGTTTTCTAGTTTTAGTCTTTGCCTTATTGGTCTCTTTCAGCCCTAGTTTACCTGCCCAAGCTGCTAAGATTGACCCATATATAATCAGATATTTGCATATCACCGAGCCAATTGCTTTAGAAGTTGATACGCAAGGCAATACTCGTCTGTTTTCGCCAGAAGAATTGTCTGTTGGTAAACAACTCTTTGCAAATAACTGCATTAATTGCCATGTCGGTGGAGCAAATTTACCAGACCCCCAAGTATCTTTGTCTCTAAAAAAACTTCAAGATGCCAGTCCACCGCGCGATCGCATTAATGCTCTTGCTAGCTTTATCCGCCAGCCTATGACCTATGACGGTAGCCAAGAGACCTATTGGTGCCGTCAAATGCCTCCTAGTTTACTATCCCAACAGGAAGTGGAAAGTTTGGCAGCTTTCGTTTTAACAGCGGCACAAAAAGCCCCTGGTTGGGGTACAGAAAATTTTTGA
- the ppc gene encoding phosphoenolpyruvate carboxylase has protein sequence MGSALYNLSQSANIYPASELFLRHRLQVVEELWEAVLRQECGQKMVDLLRELRALCSPEGQATNDQAASAVKLIEQLNINEAIRAARAFALYFQLINIIEQEYEQRQQLSRYEMETESTSQETLPNIIYSSNQREDDAPVNRGLVADLLTNNWVEKAQFKQKGTFAALFPHLFKLNVPPQQIQRLISQLDVRLVFTAHPTEIVRHTIRDKQRQVVKLLQQLDGLEHRSGSTGGYPWEVADLREQLLEEIRLWWRTDELHQFKPSVLDEVDYALHYFQEVLFDGIPQLYKRFKYSLASTFPWLEPPSKNFCSFGSWVGADRDGNPSVTPEITWQTACYQRKMVLERYIRSVKQLIELLSISMHWSDVLPDLLESLELEQSQLSEVYDALALRYRQEPYRLKLAYVQKRLENTRDRNLALYKRETPQNEDSPMYRSGAEFLAELRLIQRNLTETGLSCRELENLICQVEIFGFDLTHLDIRQESSRHADTLNEILEYLQVLPQPYNELSEEQRVAWLTGELQTRRPLIPAELPFSDKTNDVIETFRIVRSLQQEFGINICHTYIISMCREVSDVLEVLLLAKEARLFDPAIAVGTIQVVPLFETVEDLQRSRSVMRQLFELPLYRALLAGGYTAINSSNETLPSSPLTPNLQEVMLGYSDSNKDSGFLSSNWEIHKAQKSLQQIAEEYNLNLRIFHGRGGSVGRGGGPAYEAILAQPGHSINGRIKITEQGEVLASKYSLVDLALYHMETITTAVIQASLLRTGFDDIEPWNEIMEELAARSRQHYRALIYEQPDFIDFFHQVTPIEEISQLQISSRPARRPSGKKDLSSLRAIPWVFSWTQTRFLLPSWYGVGTALQEFLNVEPEEHLKLLRYFYIKWPFFKMVISKAEMTLAKVDIQMAQHYVQELSKPEDIQRFEKVFEQIANEFYLTRNLVLKITDHSQLLDGDPILQRSVQLRNGTIVPLGFIQVSLLKRLRQSMNSNAISGVIHSRYSKGELLRGALLTINGIAAGMRNTG, from the coding sequence ATGGGTAGCGCTTTATACAACTTATCTCAGTCTGCAAATATATACCCAGCGTCGGAATTATTTCTGCGTCATCGTCTACAGGTAGTAGAAGAGTTGTGGGAAGCAGTTTTGCGGCAAGAATGCGGTCAAAAGATGGTGGATTTGTTGCGGGAGTTACGCGCTTTGTGTTCCCCAGAAGGACAAGCAACAAATGATCAAGCTGCTTCAGCTGTGAAATTGATTGAACAACTGAATATCAACGAAGCAATCCGAGCAGCTCGTGCTTTTGCTCTGTATTTTCAGTTGATTAACATCATAGAGCAGGAATACGAACAACGGCAGCAATTAAGTCGTTATGAGATGGAAACAGAATCAACATCTCAGGAAACGTTACCCAATATTATCTATTCATCTAACCAAAGAGAAGACGACGCACCTGTTAATAGAGGTTTAGTAGCAGACTTGCTCACAAATAATTGGGTGGAAAAAGCGCAATTTAAACAAAAAGGCACTTTTGCTGCCTTATTTCCCCATTTATTCAAGCTAAATGTACCACCCCAACAAATTCAACGTCTAATTTCACAATTAGATGTGCGCCTAGTATTTACAGCTCACCCAACAGAAATTGTTCGTCATACGATTCGGGATAAGCAGCGTCAGGTAGTCAAACTCTTGCAACAGCTTGATGGCTTGGAACACCGCTCTGGTAGTACAGGAGGATATCCTTGGGAAGTAGCAGATTTACGCGAACAATTGCTAGAAGAAATTCGTTTGTGGTGGCGCACAGACGAACTGCACCAGTTTAAACCTTCAGTACTAGATGAAGTAGACTATGCCTTACATTACTTCCAAGAAGTGTTATTTGATGGCATTCCCCAACTATATAAACGCTTTAAATACTCGCTAGCCAGTACCTTTCCTTGGCTGGAACCGCCGAGCAAAAACTTCTGCTCTTTTGGCTCTTGGGTAGGTGCAGACAGAGATGGAAACCCATCAGTAACACCAGAAATCACTTGGCAGACAGCTTGTTATCAGCGCAAGATGGTGTTGGAAAGATATATCCGCTCAGTGAAGCAACTGATTGAACTATTAAGTATTTCAATGCACTGGAGCGATGTCTTACCAGACTTACTAGAGTCTCTGGAGCTGGAACAATCTCAATTGAGCGAGGTATACGATGCACTAGCATTGCGTTATCGGCAAGAACCCTATCGGCTCAAGTTGGCTTATGTACAGAAACGGCTGGAAAATACACGCGATCGCAATTTAGCTTTGTACAAGCGAGAAACGCCACAAAATGAAGACAGCCCAATGTACCGTTCGGGAGCCGAGTTTTTAGCAGAACTGCGGCTGATTCAACGTAACCTCACAGAAACAGGTTTAAGTTGTCGAGAATTAGAAAATCTCATCTGTCAGGTAGAGATTTTTGGCTTTGACCTCACACATCTGGATATCCGCCAAGAATCATCCCGCCACGCCGATACACTCAATGAGATTCTAGAATACCTGCAAGTTTTACCCCAACCGTATAACGAACTCTCTGAGGAACAAAGAGTCGCTTGGTTAACTGGAGAACTACAAACTCGCCGCCCGTTAATTCCGGCAGAATTGCCATTTTCTGACAAAACCAACGATGTGATTGAAACATTTCGCATCGTGCGATCGCTGCAACAAGAGTTTGGCATTAACATTTGCCATACTTACATTATCAGTATGTGCCGCGAAGTGAGCGATGTGCTGGAAGTCTTGTTATTAGCCAAAGAAGCTAGACTTTTTGACCCGGCGATCGCTGTAGGGACAATTCAAGTAGTTCCCCTATTTGAGACAGTAGAAGATTTGCAACGCTCAAGAAGCGTAATGCGTCAGCTGTTTGAACTACCCTTGTATCGAGCTTTATTAGCCGGTGGTTATACAGCAATTAATAGTAGTAACGAAACCCTTCCCTCTTCCCCCCTTACCCCCAACTTGCAAGAAGTGATGTTGGGGTATTCTGACAGCAACAAAGACTCTGGTTTCTTAAGCAGCAATTGGGAAATTCATAAAGCCCAAAAATCATTACAGCAAATAGCAGAAGAATATAATCTAAACCTGCGGATTTTTCACGGACGTGGCGGTTCTGTCGGACGTGGTGGTGGCCCAGCTTATGAAGCGATTTTGGCTCAACCAGGACACAGTATTAATGGGCGGATCAAGATTACCGAACAAGGGGAAGTTTTGGCTTCCAAATACTCCTTGGTTGACTTGGCTTTGTACCATATGGAAACCATCACCACTGCTGTGATTCAAGCTAGTCTGCTGCGGACAGGGTTTGATGATATCGAACCCTGGAATGAGATTATGGAAGAATTAGCAGCGCGATCTCGTCAACATTATCGGGCGCTAATTTACGAGCAGCCTGATTTTATCGATTTCTTCCACCAAGTAACCCCAATTGAAGAAATTAGTCAGCTGCAAATTAGTTCCCGTCCCGCACGGCGTCCATCTGGCAAGAAAGATTTAAGCAGCCTGCGAGCAATTCCTTGGGTATTTAGCTGGACACAAACTCGCTTTTTGCTACCTTCTTGGTATGGTGTTGGCACAGCTTTGCAAGAATTTTTGAACGTGGAACCGGAAGAACACTTGAAATTGCTGCGCTACTTCTACATTAAGTGGCCCTTCTTTAAAATGGTAATTTCCAAGGCAGAAATGACTTTGGCAAAAGTAGACATTCAAATGGCGCAGCATTATGTCCAAGAGCTATCAAAACCGGAAGATATACAGCGCTTTGAAAAGGTTTTTGAGCAAATTGCTAACGAATTCTATCTCACCAGGAATTTGGTTTTAAAAATCACCGACCATAGCCAACTCTTGGATGGTGATCCTATATTGCAGCGATCTGTGCAGTTACGCAATGGCACAATTGTCCCCTTGGGATTTATTCAGGTTTCCTTGCTCAAGCGCCTGCGGCAATCTATGAATAGTAATGCTATTTCTGGAGTCATCCACTCCCGCTACAGCAAAGGTGAGCTATTGCGAGGTGCATTGTTAACCATTAACGGGATTGCTGCGGGAATGAGAAATACAGGTTAA
- a CDS encoding DUF1574 family protein, translated as MKTVLPDRQQSLVQLVSQATGINTFGVKVRLRGNDLHILCEGTDCPQRWQTLSDLLQALQQADLDSLTSSEQPSIYQVFVYGRKKEEQRPQWCHRVYLNQIERHLEQVNQALLVDSEKSKQPGGALIVSNESLARQGYPDAIARYLSETLSTLGVAVQVKIKKYQPKLNSQPEENRLWIFCQSSYSPDASLLAEPIAQKLRNLELSGYQDAVIVSQVSGETAPDWLLRVDLTPPEVMLKEWGRWGDVQAIARLLTEVFSAFKIAVQASLQESTLHIFCTRVFDPLETAPAPDKALCLETISPLLEALAPQGIVAATMYGQKTGEKQPAWIDWLSLPAAAHPALATSPLDLATTGDEGAIVFLLERLLNPELDWRLLTGGIRVLLLNKGDLLHIMCDAPVCPARQQIASKVAQFVRQLKIPGIKGVRVYGRRAGNKEPFWHYGVDFEHRQRLVPEATPEFAAASQYVSDLITSDTSEPIFRPDLTTEEVQTFVKKVARDWLVTTSATAKKWLLGTQLFTENQQSAQQNPDAQGLKVALVWGSLGLLLTLQTDWVLGEIITRTMPATPSAANISPSTSEQKASLTSQKSQTERTAFLTNTPKGKTPQNSSSVFNASEFTQSNDNQTTNLAAAPLKEKATATAILLAARSQMPSFNVRQLDEQLALYKERLSRTGKPPDVLVIGSSRALRGVDPAALSKILGTQGYKNIDVFNFGINGATAQVVDFLVRQVLEPSELPKLILWADGARAFNSGREDITFKAITSSKGYKQALQKELTTESSEDVIKTSANSSNEQKIKEEKQEINGYQAVDQWLNEALATVSATYQNRDQFKSLLQKQLNSLPLVSDHAQTVTSQAKSTTDGTEEDTSLQAVDFDGFLPLSIRFNPSRYYQKHSKVPGNYDNDYKSFQVGGQQDAALQSLLGFTQSHKIPLVFVNMPLTAEYLDPVRKKYEQEFQQYMLRLATSPNFIYRDLSQQWPKANDYFSDPSHLNRFGAYEVSKKLANDPMIPWSAK; from the coding sequence ATGAAAACAGTATTACCAGACCGTCAGCAATCCTTAGTGCAATTGGTCAGCCAAGCAACAGGGATCAACACTTTTGGGGTGAAAGTCCGGTTGCGGGGAAACGACCTTCATATTCTTTGTGAAGGTACAGACTGTCCGCAACGTTGGCAAACTCTGTCTGACTTGCTGCAAGCATTACAACAGGCAGACTTGGATAGCCTCACCAGCAGCGAACAACCCTCAATATACCAAGTATTTGTCTACGGGCGAAAGAAAGAGGAACAGCGCCCCCAATGGTGTCATCGGGTTTACTTGAATCAAATAGAACGGCATTTGGAGCAGGTGAATCAAGCCCTGTTAGTAGACTCGGAAAAATCAAAACAACCTGGCGGGGCGCTGATTGTCTCTAACGAAAGTTTGGCACGCCAAGGATACCCAGATGCTATTGCTCGTTATCTTAGCGAAACTTTGAGTACGTTGGGGGTGGCAGTACAGGTAAAGATTAAGAAATATCAACCCAAACTGAACTCCCAGCCTGAAGAAAATCGCCTGTGGATATTTTGTCAATCGAGCTATAGCCCAGATGCGTCATTACTTGCGGAACCAATAGCTCAGAAATTACGTAATTTAGAGCTTTCGGGCTACCAGGATGCGGTTATTGTTTCGCAAGTGAGTGGCGAAACAGCACCTGATTGGCTGCTGCGGGTGGATCTAACGCCTCCAGAGGTGATGCTCAAGGAATGGGGGCGTTGGGGAGATGTGCAAGCGATCGCCCGCCTGTTGACGGAAGTATTTTCCGCCTTCAAAATTGCTGTCCAGGCTTCTCTGCAAGAATCAACCCTACATATCTTTTGCACAAGAGTTTTTGACCCCTTAGAAACCGCTCCAGCGCCAGATAAAGCGTTGTGCTTGGAGACAATTTCACCACTGCTCGAAGCGCTTGCTCCCCAAGGCATTGTCGCTGCCACGATGTACGGGCAGAAAACAGGTGAGAAGCAACCTGCTTGGATCGATTGGCTTTCATTACCTGCGGCGGCTCATCCAGCTTTAGCAACATCACCGTTAGATTTGGCAACTACTGGCGATGAAGGAGCGATCGTCTTTCTATTGGAACGCTTACTCAATCCTGAGTTGGATTGGCGTCTTTTGACAGGTGGGATACGCGTACTTTTACTAAATAAAGGCGATTTATTGCACATTATGTGCGATGCACCTGTTTGTCCCGCGCGTCAACAAATCGCCAGCAAAGTTGCTCAGTTTGTCCGTCAGTTAAAAATTCCTGGCATTAAAGGGGTACGAGTTTACGGACGCCGTGCTGGTAATAAAGAACCTTTTTGGCATTACGGAGTTGATTTTGAGCATCGCCAACGTTTAGTCCCAGAAGCAACCCCAGAATTCGCTGCGGCTTCTCAATATGTTAGCGATCTGATAACTTCTGACACAAGCGAGCCGATTTTCCGCCCTGATTTAACTACAGAAGAAGTTCAAACTTTTGTTAAGAAAGTGGCACGGGATTGGCTGGTAACGACAAGTGCCACAGCGAAAAAATGGCTGTTAGGAACGCAGCTATTTACCGAAAATCAGCAATCAGCACAGCAAAACCCTGACGCTCAAGGGCTGAAAGTAGCTTTGGTTTGGGGAAGTTTGGGATTATTACTTACCCTGCAAACTGACTGGGTGTTGGGTGAAATCATCACCCGCACTATGCCAGCTACACCAAGTGCTGCTAATATCTCGCCCTCAACTTCAGAGCAAAAAGCATCATTGACATCTCAGAAAAGTCAGACTGAAAGAACGGCATTTTTAACCAATACTCCCAAGGGAAAAACTCCGCAAAATAGTAGTTCTGTGTTTAATGCGTCTGAGTTTACTCAAAGTAATGATAATCAAACAACGAATTTGGCAGCCGCACCATTAAAAGAAAAAGCTACTGCAACCGCTATCCTGTTGGCAGCGCGATCGCAAATGCCAAGTTTCAATGTTAGACAGTTAGATGAGCAACTAGCGTTGTATAAAGAGCGATTGTCTAGAACTGGTAAACCTCCAGATGTTTTAGTTATTGGCTCTTCTCGCGCCCTCAGAGGAGTTGATCCGGCAGCGCTTTCTAAAATTTTGGGGACTCAGGGTTATAAAAATATTGATGTATTTAACTTTGGTATTAACGGAGCCACAGCACAAGTTGTAGACTTTCTTGTCCGTCAAGTTTTAGAACCATCAGAACTACCAAAACTCATTCTGTGGGCAGATGGCGCTCGTGCTTTCAACAGTGGTCGCGAGGATATAACCTTTAAAGCGATCACCTCGTCAAAGGGCTATAAACAGGCTTTGCAGAAAGAATTAACAACCGAGAGTAGTGAAGATGTCATTAAAACTTCTGCAAATTCTTCTAACGAGCAAAAAATAAAAGAAGAAAAACAGGAGATTAACGGCTATCAAGCCGTAGATCAGTGGTTAAATGAAGCTTTAGCTACTGTTTCTGCTACCTACCAAAACCGCGACCAGTTCAAGAGTTTATTACAAAAACAACTAAACTCATTGCCTTTGGTTAGCGATCATGCTCAAACAGTCACATCACAAGCCAAGTCAACAACTGATGGTACAGAAGAAGATACTTCCTTGCAAGCAGTTGACTTTGATGGTTTTCTACCTTTATCTATCCGCTTCAATCCTAGTAGGTATTATCAAAAACATTCCAAAGTCCCAGGAAATTATGACAACGACTATAAATCCTTCCAAGTAGGAGGTCAGCAAGATGCTGCCTTACAATCTTTGCTTGGGTTTACCCAGTCTCATAAAATTCCCTTGGTATTTGTCAATATGCCTCTTACCGCAGAATATTTAGATCCAGTTCGGAAAAAATATGAGCAAGAATTTCAGCAATATATGTTGCGGCTTGCGACTAGTCCTAACTTTATCTATCGCGATTTAAGCCAACAGTGGCCAAAAGCAAACG
- a CDS encoding sugar ABC transporter permease: protein MSEISRRHRNHRWNITDNLAGYIFMLPTILVLGTFVVLPILYAVFLSLQKVQLLGGIEYEFIGFHNFTRLVEDERVWIALKNTAEYVAIVVPTQTILALILAVTLNSGIRGKNWWRILYFLPTVTSSAVLTLIFMWIYNTDGLLNDFLAFVGLPTYNWLGDPVVALKGIMLMNIWSTAPFYMVIYLAALQDIPQTLYEAAELDGANGWQKFIRITVPLLKPVTFFVVAIGVIGTFQLFDQSYIFSGGTGGPNNATLTVVLLIYQAVFRNLQMGYAAAIAFLLAAVIIAITLIQRRLFGGERI, encoded by the coding sequence GTGTCTGAAATTAGCAGACGGCACAGAAACCACAGATGGAACATCACAGACAACTTGGCTGGGTATATATTTATGCTGCCCACAATTCTAGTTTTGGGAACTTTTGTGGTGCTGCCTATTCTTTATGCCGTTTTTCTTTCGCTGCAAAAAGTCCAACTTCTCGGCGGTATTGAGTACGAATTCATTGGCTTTCACAATTTTACGCGGTTGGTTGAGGATGAGAGAGTTTGGATTGCTTTGAAAAATACAGCAGAATACGTAGCTATTGTTGTTCCAACTCAGACTATCCTGGCTTTAATTCTGGCAGTAACTCTAAATTCTGGGATTCGCGGCAAAAATTGGTGGCGTATTCTTTACTTTTTGCCGACAGTCACTTCTTCAGCAGTCTTGACGCTCATCTTCATGTGGATTTATAACACCGATGGGCTACTCAACGACTTTCTCGCTTTTGTGGGGCTGCCTACCTATAACTGGTTAGGTGACCCAGTAGTTGCGCTCAAAGGTATTATGCTGATGAATATATGGTCAACTGCACCATTTTATATGGTGATTTACTTAGCAGCATTGCAGGATATACCCCAAACATTGTACGAAGCGGCTGAATTAGATGGGGCAAATGGGTGGCAAAAGTTTATCCGGATTACTGTTCCTCTGCTCAAGCCTGTAACCTTCTTTGTGGTAGCGATAGGGGTAATTGGCACGTTTCAGCTATTTGACCAGTCTTATATCTTCTCTGGTGGTACTGGCGGCCCAAATAACGCTACCCTTACCGTGGTGCTGCTAATTTACCAGGCTGTGTTTCGTAATTTACAGATGGGATATGCAGCTGCGATCGCCTTTTTATTAGCAGCAGTAATCATTGCTATTACTTTAATTCAGCGACGACTTTTTGGAGGTGAAAGGATTTGA